From Terriglobales bacterium, a single genomic window includes:
- a CDS encoding BadF/BadG/BcrA/BcrD ATPase family protein: protein MPGLTEKADPQKKYDQLWMGLDVGSTTVKVVIIDGNTDDILWADYQRHETKQPEKAIEMLKAISADFPNTPTENFRAFITGSGGSGIAKHIGAKFVQEVNAVSLAVEKLYPQCGSVIELGGQDAKIIIFKEDPETGKKKKLPSMNDKCAGGTGAVIDKINAKLRIPSDQLCQMGYKGLKLHPVAGKCGVFAETDINGLQKQGVPPDELMASLFESIVQQNLSVLTRGNTLRPVVLLLGGPNCYIKGMRDCWKVNIPKIWEERNYPLPEGVNPEELITTPDNAQYFACIGAVEYGKSEDPGIGLYTGFEKLEWYITEGRAQEKAKKGGAQALAKSPEELDEFKTKYTKKKFIASTFQPGQVVEGFIGIDGGSTSTKAVLVDKDRNVLCKTYQLSKGNPIEDTQEVVAKVAKQVSDQGATLKVLGVGTTGYAKDILKDAVGADVALVETVAHTQAALHFYADADVICDVGGQDIKIIILKDGRVKDFKLNTQCSAGNGYFLQGTCESFGFKVEEFADIAFNAKGYPQFGYGCAVFMQSDIVDFQRQGWKPEEIMAGLCNVLPKNIWLYVSQIPNLSAIGRKFILQGGTQHNLAAVKSQVDFIESRFKGKEIKPEVIVHQHCGEAGAIGCAFEAVRLWENGKQTTFIGLDQVASISFTTTRNEATRCYFCKNKCLRTFIDVTTMTPNPNYKPPVKTKVPLADGAQRLIIATCEKGTVENVEEMRVIKGDIDAIKKENPNLVEIAAKAAFKSYEPPVVADPLPKLQFTAAQKKRAELMKKRSELKIGMPKALNMYSCGPFFTAYFESLGVKAENLIWSEYTSEQLYKEGAKRGAIDPCFPSKVGIPHVHNLLYAIHPKKQLDIIFFPMIDSLPTFLVKTQSSRACPTVTATPASVKAAFTKESDLFTEKGVIWKDTLIELTDPKVAHRQMYDDWKEILGLSEEENYRAVEQGFQAMLRFDNEIMRGTAREVLKKLEREDKLGIVLLGRPYHNDPGINHEILEEFQKLGYPIFSQDSLPLDDEIIWKLFGDEVKMGVISHPLDVSDAWKNSYSENTTRKVWAAKYIARHPNLVALELSSFKCGHDAPIYTVIEEVVEHSGTPYFCFKDIDENKPTGSIKIRVETIGYFLKRYREDMVRNNQKQLTVEEQLKQFEQRLRHELTLAASVGSKAGCCGTEETAPAELISIAGAEQPSQDMVEMAGD from the coding sequence ATGCCCGGACTGACCGAAAAGGCTGACCCGCAGAAAAAGTACGACCAGCTCTGGATGGGGTTGGATGTTGGTTCCACCACCGTCAAGGTCGTCATCATTGACGGCAACACCGACGACATCCTGTGGGCGGACTACCAGCGCCACGAGACCAAGCAGCCGGAGAAGGCCATCGAGATGCTGAAAGCCATCTCCGCCGACTTCCCCAACACGCCGACGGAGAATTTCCGGGCGTTCATCACCGGGTCGGGCGGCTCGGGGATCGCCAAGCACATTGGCGCGAAGTTCGTGCAGGAAGTCAACGCGGTTTCGCTGGCGGTAGAAAAGCTTTACCCGCAGTGCGGGTCGGTCATCGAGCTTGGCGGACAGGACGCCAAGATCATCATCTTTAAGGAAGACCCCGAGACCGGCAAGAAGAAGAAGCTGCCGTCGATGAACGATAAGTGCGCCGGCGGCACGGGCGCGGTGATTGACAAGATCAATGCCAAGCTCCGCATCCCTTCCGACCAGCTCTGCCAGATGGGCTACAAGGGTCTGAAGCTGCACCCGGTGGCGGGCAAGTGCGGGGTGTTTGCCGAGACCGACATCAACGGCCTGCAGAAGCAGGGCGTCCCTCCCGATGAGCTGATGGCGTCGCTGTTTGAGTCCATCGTGCAGCAGAACCTGTCAGTTTTGACGCGCGGCAACACGCTGCGCCCGGTGGTTCTCCTGCTGGGCGGGCCGAATTGCTACATCAAGGGCATGCGCGATTGCTGGAAAGTGAACATCCCGAAGATATGGGAAGAGCGCAATTACCCGCTGCCCGAGGGCGTGAACCCAGAAGAGCTGATCACCACGCCTGACAATGCGCAGTACTTTGCCTGCATCGGAGCGGTGGAGTACGGCAAGTCGGAGGATCCGGGCATCGGCCTCTATACCGGGTTCGAAAAGCTGGAGTGGTATATCACCGAGGGCCGGGCGCAGGAGAAAGCGAAGAAGGGCGGAGCGCAGGCGCTTGCCAAGTCGCCGGAAGAGCTTGACGAGTTCAAGACGAAATACACCAAGAAGAAATTTATTGCGAGCACGTTCCAGCCCGGGCAGGTGGTGGAAGGCTTCATCGGGATCGACGGCGGGTCGACCTCGACGAAGGCGGTGCTGGTGGACAAGGACCGCAACGTGCTGTGCAAGACCTACCAGCTCTCGAAGGGAAACCCGATCGAAGACACGCAAGAAGTGGTGGCAAAAGTAGCCAAGCAGGTCAGCGATCAAGGGGCAACCCTTAAAGTGTTAGGTGTAGGAACGACCGGCTACGCCAAGGACATCCTGAAGGACGCCGTGGGGGCCGACGTGGCGCTGGTGGAAACCGTCGCGCACACCCAGGCTGCGCTTCACTTCTACGCCGACGCGGACGTAATCTGCGACGTGGGCGGCCAGGACATCAAGATCATCATCCTGAAAGATGGGCGGGTGAAGGACTTCAAGCTGAACACGCAATGCTCGGCGGGCAACGGTTACTTCCTGCAGGGGACCTGCGAGAGCTTCGGCTTCAAGGTGGAGGAATTTGCCGACATCGCCTTCAACGCCAAGGGCTACCCGCAGTTCGGTTACGGCTGCGCGGTGTTCATGCAGTCCGACATCGTGGACTTCCAGCGCCAGGGTTGGAAGCCGGAAGAGATCATGGCGGGGCTGTGCAACGTGCTGCCGAAGAACATCTGGCTGTACGTGTCGCAGATTCCGAACCTGTCGGCGATCGGGCGCAAGTTCATTTTGCAGGGCGGAACGCAGCACAACCTGGCGGCTGTGAAGTCGCAGGTGGACTTCATCGAGTCACGCTTCAAGGGCAAGGAAATCAAGCCGGAGGTGATTGTCCACCAGCACTGCGGGGAAGCGGGCGCCATCGGTTGCGCCTTTGAAGCGGTGCGGTTGTGGGAGAACGGCAAGCAGACGACGTTCATCGGGCTTGACCAAGTGGCCTCGATCAGCTTTACCACCACGCGCAACGAAGCCACGCGCTGCTATTTCTGCAAGAACAAATGCCTGCGCACGTTCATCGATGTGACGACGATGACGCCGAACCCGAACTACAAGCCGCCGGTGAAGACCAAGGTGCCGCTGGCCGACGGCGCGCAGCGGTTGATCATCGCCACCTGCGAGAAGGGAACGGTGGAGAACGTCGAGGAGATGCGCGTCATCAAGGGCGACATCGACGCCATCAAGAAAGAAAACCCGAACCTGGTGGAGATCGCAGCCAAGGCGGCATTCAAGAGCTACGAGCCACCGGTGGTGGCCGACCCGCTGCCCAAGCTGCAATTCACGGCGGCGCAGAAGAAACGCGCTGAGCTGATGAAGAAGCGCTCGGAACTGAAGATCGGCATGCCGAAGGCGCTGAACATGTACTCCTGCGGACCGTTCTTCACCGCCTACTTCGAATCGCTGGGGGTGAAAGCGGAAAACCTGATCTGGTCGGAGTACACCAGCGAGCAGCTTTACAAGGAAGGCGCGAAGCGCGGCGCGATTGACCCGTGCTTCCCGTCCAAGGTCGGCATTCCGCACGTGCACAACCTGCTCTACGCCATTCATCCGAAGAAGCAGCTGGACATCATCTTCTTCCCGATGATCGATTCGCTGCCCACCTTCCTGGTGAAGACGCAGAGCTCGCGCGCCTGTCCGACGGTGACGGCCACGCCGGCGTCGGTGAAAGCCGCGTTCACCAAGGAGTCCGACCTGTTCACGGAAAAGGGCGTGATCTGGAAGGACACGCTCATCGAGCTGACCGATCCCAAGGTCGCGCATCGCCAGATGTACGACGACTGGAAAGAGATCCTCGGCTTGAGCGAGGAGGAGAACTACCGCGCCGTGGAGCAGGGCTTCCAGGCGATGCTGAGGTTCGACAACGAGATCATGCGCGGCACCGCCCGCGAGGTGCTGAAGAAGCTGGAACGCGAGGACAAGCTCGGCATCGTGCTGCTGGGGCGGCCGTACCACAACGATCCTGGCATCAACCACGAAATCCTGGAGGAATTCCAGAAGCTGGGTTACCCGATCTTCTCCCAGGACTCGCTGCCGCTGGATGACGAGATCATCTGGAAGCTGTTTGGAGACGAAGTCAAGATGGGCGTGATCTCGCACCCGCTGGACGTCAGCGACGCGTGGAAGAACTCGTACTCGGAGAACACGACGCGCAAGGTGTGGGCGGCGAAGTATATCGCGCGCCACCCGAACCTGGTGGCGCTGGAGCTTTCCAGCTTCAAGTGCGGCCACGACGCGCCGATCTACACGGTGATCGAGGAAGTCGTGGAGCACTCCGGCACACCATACTTCTGCTTCAAGGACATCGACGAGAACAAGCCGACCGGGTCGATCAAGATCCGGGTCGAAACCATCGGCTACTTCCTGAAGCGCTACCGCGAAGACATGGTGCGCAACAACCAGAAGCAGCTTACGGTGGAAGAGCAGCTCAAGCAATTCGAGCAGCGCCTGCGTCACGAATTAACTTTGGCCGCCAGTGTCGGCTCCAAGGCGGGTTGCTGTGGCACGGAAGAAACAGCACCCGCGGAGCTGATATCGATCGCCGGCGCGGAGCAGCCGTCGCAGGACATGGTGGAAATGGCGGGAGACTGA
- a CDS encoding 1-acyl-sn-glycerol-3-phosphate acyltransferase yields the protein MKPQPRLGGDARNPAGHLLSWARALLLYWPVILLVSLILAPVSLLAGLFDTSGRARNAVVRLWSAICLQLVAEVSVHGLDRIDPARSRLYVANHLSAMDIPLLYRYLPFQFRIMAHRLVFRVPIIGWWLRMAGALEIAPESLALSRRALRNAIATLNSGMSVVIFPEGERAPRGEMLPFKRGAFYVAVKAGVDVVPMAILGTYEAMPLGSAHLHRRRLQFIIGDPIPVAGYTRQNLAALTETAQQAVRNLYEKGG from the coding sequence TTGAAACCTCAGCCCCGGCTCGGTGGGGACGCACGGAATCCAGCCGGCCACCTCCTCAGCTGGGCCCGCGCTCTTCTCCTCTATTGGCCGGTCATCCTTCTGGTCTCGCTTATCCTGGCGCCAGTTTCGCTTCTTGCCGGACTGTTTGATACCAGCGGCCGCGCGCGGAACGCCGTGGTGCGGCTATGGTCCGCGATCTGCCTGCAATTGGTCGCCGAGGTTTCCGTCCACGGCCTGGATCGCATTGATCCCGCCCGCTCACGGCTCTACGTCGCCAATCATCTTTCCGCCATGGACATTCCTCTTCTCTACCGCTACCTGCCATTCCAGTTCCGGATCATGGCGCACCGCCTGGTGTTCCGCGTGCCCATCATCGGATGGTGGCTGCGCATGGCAGGCGCGCTGGAAATCGCCCCGGAAAGCCTGGCCTTGTCGCGGCGTGCTTTGCGCAACGCAATCGCAACGTTAAACAGCGGAATGTCGGTGGTGATTTTTCCTGAGGGCGAACGCGCGCCTCGCGGCGAGATGCTGCCGTTCAAGCGGGGAGCATTTTATGTCGCAGTGAAAGCCGGGGTTGATGTCGTGCCCATGGCGATTCTTGGAACCTATGAGGCGATGCCGCTGGGAAGCGCGCACCTGCACCGCCGGCGCCTGCAATTCATCATTGGCGATCCGATTCCGGTGGCCGGCTATACGCGGCAAAACCTGGCCGCCTTGACTGAGACGGCGCAGCAGGCGGTGCGGAACCTGTACGAGAAAGGGGGGTAG
- the cyaY gene encoding iron donor protein CyaY has protein sequence MEEREFRRHADAAMESLKQSLIDAEGDADFDVEDQSGALHISFEEPPGRFVVSPNAPAKQIWISALSTSFKLDWNEDQNDFVLGKTGEGLKPLVSRLMNQQLETEAIDLD, from the coding sequence ATGGAAGAACGTGAATTCCGGCGCCATGCCGACGCCGCGATGGAATCGCTGAAGCAATCCCTGATCGACGCCGAAGGCGACGCCGACTTCGATGTGGAAGATCAGTCGGGCGCGCTCCACATCAGCTTCGAAGAGCCTCCCGGCCGCTTTGTGGTTTCGCCCAACGCGCCTGCCAAGCAGATTTGGATTTCCGCTCTCTCCACCAGTTTCAAACTGGATTGGAACGAGGATCAGAACGATTTCGTGCTCGGTAAAACGGGCGAAGGCCTGAAGCCCCTGGTCTCGCGCCTGATGAACCAGCAGTTGGAGACGGAAGCGATTGACCTGGACTGA
- a CDS encoding single-stranded DNA-binding protein: MAKSVNKVILVGHLGKDPEVKYTPQGTPVAKFTLATNERFKDKDGNWQDRTEWHSLVAWQRTAEIVGEYCKKGSQIYIEGRLKTDSWDDKETGQKKYRTDIVVNDLVLLGGRGGGGGDMGEGGGGRSRSAGAQNFDQRQPEPEHATSTQITDEDIPF, encoded by the coding sequence ATGGCGAAAAGCGTAAATAAGGTCATTCTGGTCGGACACCTGGGCAAGGATCCCGAGGTCAAGTACACGCCGCAAGGCACGCCCGTGGCCAAGTTCACCCTGGCGACCAACGAGCGCTTTAAGGATAAGGACGGCAACTGGCAGGACCGCACCGAGTGGCACAGCCTGGTTGCCTGGCAGAGAACGGCGGAAATTGTCGGCGAGTACTGCAAGAAAGGCAGCCAGATCTACATCGAAGGCCGCCTCAAGACCGACTCCTGGGACGACAAGGAAACCGGGCAAAAGAAATATCGCACCGACATCGTGGTCAATGACCTGGTCCTGCTGGGTGGACGCGGCGGCGGCGGTGGCGATATGGGAGAAGGTGGCGGTGGACGCTCGCGCAGCGCAGGCGCGCAAAATTTCGATCAGCGCCAGCCCGAACCCGAGCACGCAACCAGCACCCAGATTACGGACGAAGACATTCCGTTCTAG
- a CDS encoding YpdA family putative bacillithiol disulfide reductase translates to MSETFDVVVIGAGPSGMASAIEAQRAGFRVVLIDKGCLVNSLFHYPANMTFFTTPELLEIGDIPFPSAHIKPTREEALEYYRKVAEHYRLDVRPYQRVDQVSGGDGNFQVRTTAVNPTILGALEASEEHQRIPGRVREYQARKLVVATGYYDLPNIMHIPGEELAKVFHYYREPHPFFDRDVLIIGGKNSASIAALELWRHGSRVTLVHRQPGMHPHVKYWIRPDIENRIKNGEIAAYFNSTVSEIREESVLIQTPNGEVRVKNDFVFALTGYHPDYAFLQSLGVRLTPEECRPIVDHQTLETNVPGVYVAGVIVAGSRTSEIFIENGRFHGQHIAQDLKKKLSAAGS, encoded by the coding sequence GTGTCCGAAACGTTCGATGTAGTTGTCATTGGCGCCGGCCCCAGCGGCATGGCATCCGCCATTGAAGCGCAGCGCGCGGGCTTTCGCGTGGTGCTGATCGACAAGGGCTGCCTGGTCAATTCCTTGTTTCACTACCCGGCGAACATGACTTTTTTCACCACGCCGGAGCTGCTGGAGATTGGCGACATTCCGTTTCCCAGTGCGCACATCAAGCCGACGCGCGAAGAGGCGCTGGAGTACTACCGCAAAGTTGCCGAGCATTACCGCCTGGATGTCCGGCCGTACCAGCGGGTGGACCAGGTCAGCGGCGGCGACGGCAATTTCCAGGTCCGCACCACGGCGGTGAATCCCACGATTCTTGGCGCGCTGGAGGCGTCGGAGGAGCACCAACGGATTCCCGGGCGGGTCCGCGAATACCAGGCGCGCAAGCTGGTGGTTGCCACCGGCTACTACGATCTGCCCAACATCATGCACATACCGGGTGAGGAGCTGGCGAAGGTGTTCCATTACTATCGCGAGCCGCATCCTTTTTTTGATCGCGACGTGCTCATCATCGGCGGCAAAAACTCGGCCTCGATTGCGGCGCTGGAACTGTGGCGGCATGGTTCGCGCGTCACCCTGGTGCATCGCCAACCGGGGATGCACCCGCACGTCAAGTACTGGATCAGGCCCGACATCGAGAACCGGATCAAGAACGGAGAAATCGCCGCCTACTTCAACAGCACGGTCAGCGAGATTCGCGAGGAATCAGTATTGATCCAGACCCCGAACGGCGAGGTCCGAGTGAAAAACGATTTCGTGTTTGCCCTGACCGGCTATCATCCCGATTACGCGTTTCTGCAAAGCCTCGGAGTGCGACTCACGCCCGAGGAGTGCCGCCCGATCGTGGATCACCAGACGCTGGAGACCAACGTTCCGGGAGTCTATGTTGCAGGCGTGATCGTGGCGGGCTCGCGCACCAGCGAAATCTTCATCGAAAACGGCCGCTTTCACGGGCAGCACATCGCGCAAGATTTGAAGAAGAAGCTCTCCGCTGCTGGCTCTTAG
- the fumC gene encoding class II fumarate hydratase: protein MATTVEKPRTRVESDSMGKIEVPANVYWGAQTQRSLIHFNIGRDTMPPELIRAFGILKKAAALVNQELGKLPADKARLITQAAEEVISGKLNDQFPLRIWQTGSGTQTNMNVNEVISNRAIEIAGGEMGSKKPIHPNDHVNMSQSSNDTFPAAMHIAAAERVKRALIPALKRVQEALARKAKEFDAIVKIGRTHLQDAVPLTMGQEFGGWASLIERDIKRLEMVLDGLYDLAIGGTAVGTGLNTHPEFAERAAAKIAELTKLPFRSHPNKFAALSAHDEIVFAQGALETTAASLMKIANDIRWLASGPRCGLGELTIPENEPGSSIMPGKVNPTQSEAMTMVCAQVHGATAAVGFAGSQGNFELNVFKPVIIYNFLHSVTLITDACHGFVEFMINGIEVNREKVDWYVKNSLMLVTALAPKIGYDNAAKVAHTAHVEHSSLKEAAVKLGFLTAEEFDKLVKPETMTHP, encoded by the coding sequence ATGGCAACCACCGTGGAAAAGCCGCGCACGCGCGTTGAATCCGACAGCATGGGGAAAATTGAAGTCCCCGCCAACGTCTACTGGGGCGCGCAGACGCAGCGCTCGCTCATTCACTTCAACATTGGCCGCGACACCATGCCGCCGGAGTTGATCCGCGCCTTCGGCATCCTGAAAAAGGCCGCCGCGCTGGTCAATCAGGAGTTGGGCAAACTTCCCGCCGACAAGGCCCGCCTGATCACCCAGGCGGCGGAAGAGGTCATCAGCGGCAAGTTGAACGACCAGTTCCCGTTGCGCATCTGGCAGACCGGCAGCGGCACCCAGACCAACATGAACGTGAACGAGGTGATCTCCAACCGCGCCATCGAGATCGCGGGCGGCGAGATGGGTTCCAAAAAGCCGATCCATCCCAACGATCACGTCAACATGTCGCAGTCCTCCAACGATACTTTTCCCGCCGCCATGCACATTGCCGCCGCCGAGCGCGTCAAGCGAGCGCTGATCCCGGCGTTAAAGAGGGTGCAGGAAGCGCTGGCCCGCAAGGCGAAGGAATTCGACGCCATCGTGAAGATCGGGCGCACCCACCTGCAGGACGCGGTGCCGCTGACCATGGGCCAGGAGTTCGGCGGCTGGGCCAGCCTGATCGAGCGCGACATCAAGCGCCTGGAGATGGTGCTCGACGGCCTTTACGACCTCGCCATCGGCGGCACCGCTGTCGGCACCGGCCTCAACACGCACCCGGAATTTGCCGAGCGCGCGGCCGCCAAAATTGCCGAGTTGACCAAGCTTCCCTTCCGCTCCCACCCCAACAAATTTGCCGCGCTTTCGGCGCACGACGAGATCGTATTCGCGCAGGGCGCGCTGGAAACCACCGCCGCCTCGCTGATGAAGATTGCCAACGACATTCGCTGGCTCGCTTCCGGACCGCGTTGCGGGCTCGGCGAACTTACGATTCCGGAAAACGAGCCGGGATCCTCCATCATGCCCGGCAAAGTGAACCCCACCCAGAGCGAGGCCATGACCATGGTCTGCGCCCAGGTGCACGGCGCCACGGCCGCGGTGGGATTCGCGGGCTCGCAGGGCAACTTCGAGCTCAACGTCTTCAAGCCGGTCATCATCTACAACTTCCTCCACTCGGTCACCCTGATCACCGACGCCTGCCACGGCTTCGTCGAGTTCATGATCAACGGTATCGAGGTGAACCGCGAGAAAGTGGATTGGTACGTGAAGAACTCGCTCATGCTGGTCACCGCCCTCGCGCCCAAGATCGGCTACGACAACGCCGCCAAGGTCGCACACACGGCGCACGTCGAACACAGCAGTTTGAAAGAGGCCGCCGTGAAGCTGGGCTTTTTGACCGCCGAGGAGTTCGATAAGCTGGTCAAGCCGGAAACCATGACGCATCCATGA
- a CDS encoding pyridoxamine 5'-phosphate oxidase family protein — protein MPKTKSRAVAASWAKVKVGIPKMPALYTSQHQKKFLPWSHAEERLVNSRSYWICTTRPDGRPHSMPVWGMWVEGALYFGTARDARKAKNLARNPAVSVHLESGDDVVILEGKAAEANVADKELRAKLDAESKRKYRMPLLVMPESICYRVRPHVVLAWLEKQFPFNSTRWEFEAD, from the coding sequence ATGCCGAAAACGAAATCGCGTGCGGTCGCCGCGTCGTGGGCGAAGGTAAAGGTCGGCATTCCAAAGATGCCAGCACTCTACACCTCGCAACACCAGAAGAAATTTCTTCCGTGGAGCCACGCGGAAGAGCGGCTGGTGAACTCGCGAAGCTATTGGATCTGCACGACGCGACCGGACGGGCGTCCGCATTCGATGCCGGTGTGGGGGATGTGGGTGGAAGGCGCGCTCTACTTCGGCACCGCCCGCGACGCGCGCAAGGCGAAGAACCTGGCGCGCAATCCGGCAGTGTCCGTGCACCTGGAGTCCGGCGACGACGTGGTCATCCTGGAAGGGAAGGCGGCGGAGGCGAATGTTGCGGACAAAGAACTGCGTGCCAAGCTCGACGCCGAGAGCAAGCGGAAATACAGGATGCCGCTGCTGGTGATGCCGGAGAGCATCTGCTACCGGGTGCGCCCGCACGTGGTGCTGGCCTGGCTGGAAAAACAGTTTCCGTTCAACTCGACGAGATGGGAATTTGAAGCGGACTGA